The Tripterygium wilfordii isolate XIE 37 chromosome 23, ASM1340144v1, whole genome shotgun sequence genomic sequence AGGCCAATAGAGACACAAGTTATAATATGTAGACTAAAATACTCAAGAGGAATACAATGAAATATCAACAGCTACATCTCCACTAGACGCAAATCAAACAAAGGGGCTCACATATCATGTAGATTTGATCTTCTTTGAAATTGTTCCTAGGATAATTTCTCTGCTTGAACAAGCGGCATGACAGCAACAGGAGCTTCCTGTGTTGGCTCAAGTTGAGCATTGATTGTTGGCGTCTATCTTTTGCTTGTTGGCGTTCTTGGTGTTTTGTTCTGACTTGGTGGAGTGTTTTAGAGTAGTGGAATCGTTTACTTGCTTGAAACTCGTCAATGTGGAGATTTGTAGATTTTGGCTCGTTTTTGAACATGTTATTGTTGTCCGGCCACCTCGTGATGAGGAGCAACTTTTGGAAACAAAGTGTTTCCTGATCAATTAGGACTCAGTCCGATTGATCGAGACTGTCTGGGCCAACGTCTATAAATTGAAAATTTGCAAGGATTTTTGACCTAACTTAGTTTTGGGGCGCCGTctagagagaaaaatagagagagagcaCTTACAAAGGGGAAACACTTGAGAGAAAGTGAAAGGATCCAAGAGTGCAGCTTTTGGGGTCCGATTGCCTTGTGGGTCAGTGGGTTTCTTATCTTTGTTGTCTTTTCCGTTGGTTTGCTTTTTGAGAGAGCTTGTAGCAATAAGATAGCTTATAGAGTGGGCTTGTTATACTTGTGTTGGATAGTCTCTCTTGGTTTGTAACTTCTCCATATAGTGAAATTGGTTCTCTACAGTCAGTGGACGTAGGCCTTTGAGTGTTGAACCACATATATCATTGTGTTTGTGTTCTTTACTACTTTGATATTATTGGTTGATTAATTCTCCGAATACTTagattgtgttaattggtttacTAAATCAAATTTGGTGCTATTGTTGTGGGTATTAGTGATGTTAATACAACACTCCCTCAACCCATACTCTAAATCCTTGAATTAGGAAAGTGTGTTTTACTAGATTGTGGGCAATAGAATTAGTTGCCTTCATACATGATTAATCGACCAACTGGAGAAATTAGTAAGCAAACATCAAATCTTCAAATTATGCTTCCGCCTATTCTTATAAGCCATCAATATGTGCAGTGACACGACACGAAGTGGTAGATCATGGGATGATGCTTGTTGATTTGCTGCTCAGGTTGCCTACCTAGATTCCCCTGTAACCTTCGCATCTTCAACGTAAGTGCATCAATGGTGATGAATTCAGATCATGAGCTTCATTCAAGGAGGTTTTTGGGTTACAAACTACATGAGTCTCATCCCACTCCCCTAGAAAGTAAGCCTCTTGCATGGTGTTGATGATTTGAGGTTGGcggttatcatttatatttgTCCTTGATGGATGGTCGTGGGAAAGTCACTTGTTTGTTAAAGTGTCGAAGGTGGTCAAGTCCAATCCTCAATTGATGCACAATAGCGGAAAATTAGCAGCGTATGGAAACTCCTCAATCTTCTGGCTTGCTTTGATCTTATCTAGCTAAAATCTCATGCATGTTGCTAACAAATCGCTTTTTTGTACACGTAAATGGTTCCAAAGACGATTTCCTAGATTTTAGCTATTTTAGACAATGCATTTTAAAACATCCTGATTTATAGCAACATAATCCTGAATTCCAAACTAAACAAGATCATAATtcttgcaaaatgaacaaacggTTACCATCAAATCACTTAGGCTTGCCACGTATTGCCTGCCGACTTGCTGAGAGCATCCAATGATGATGGGTCACATACTGCCATGTGACACAATATGACTAGAGGTcatatttggtaaaataattgTGTAAGAGACACAAACCGCATGTGTGATTTCATGATTGAACATTTGTGTGACGTTcaaatttttatcaattttattttctcaatacaattaaattgaattaaacTTTTTAAACTGAAATCctttttatcaattttattaATCCATTCCTCCTAGCCTCGGAAAGCCATAATCCCCAACCATCTTTAACAATACCCACAAACTAGTTTACCCATGCTAAAAAAGGACTGGCAGCTTTCTCTTTCTTTGGCACTCAAAATTTTCCCAGTCTTGCACACTGGCAATGCACCACCATCCGAATTTGATGTGCTCAGCAGGGTCCAACAGAAGAATGCTACATTTTTTATGATGCTGAATTCAAACAAGTTTACAAATTTCCGTTACCTTCCATCGATTTGATGAACAAGTGAAGCTAAATCTAGTATTTTCAAATGGATAAACTTTAGTTACAGTTCTaagtttactaaagacacccttATCAAGGCGTCAACTAATTTTTACCTTTCAAATGGGGTGAACAAGCCCAATGGGCTTATGGGCTGTTAATTGCTGTGAAAAAATTGGAACCTAAATTTGTATTTAACCTATTTAATCCTCTTATTAGATTTCCATTGATGCCGTTTCAATTCGCCGTCTACAAATAATCGGCAGGAATAACTGTAGCTGCGATACATTGGGACACGTGTGGGTGAAGAAGTTACCCGGCAAGGCGGCAACAGAGCTTGAGCTTGAAGAGGAGCAAGCAGACCCCGgagaggtttagggtttttactTTCGTGCCTTTACTGTACTGGTATGCAATTTTGGCCCTCTATGACCATCTGTCCTGCAATGTTAAGGTTTTTATTGTTGTCTGTGCATTCGAACAAAAAGATCGGAACTTGCttgattatttaattttttaagtagCGGGAATAAGCATTTTATCACTTTTTAGGTTATAATTTCTCAACCAGTTCGAGTAAACCCTAATAATGGAGGAGGAGCTTGAAACTGAAGTTCAAACGTCTGGGAAGAGAAAAACCCCTGAAAAATCATCGGCGGGCAGTGACCAAGAGTCCGACTCTAAACGACGCAATTTGACCCGCACATGTGTGCACGAGGTTGCGGTCTGCAGTGGCTACGTTTCAACGAAAGAAGAAGCTGTCCATGGGACCCTCTCGGACCCTGTTTTCAATGGCGAGATGGCTAAAAGCTACCAGTTTGAACTCGACCCGTTTCAGCGGGTATCAGTGGCGTGTCTGGAGAGAAACGAGTCCGTTTTGGTCTCAGCTCATACCTCTGCTGGGAAAACTGCGGTGGCTGAATATGCTATTGCAATGGCATTTAGGGATAAGCAGAGAGTTATTTACACATCGCCATTGAAAGCTTTGAGTAACCAGAAATATAGGGAGTTGCATCAGGAGTTTCAAGATGTGGGACTAATGACTGGGGATGTAACCCTGTCGCCTAATGCAAGTTGTTTGGTCATGACCACAGAGATTCTACGTGGAATGCTGTTTAGGGGATCAGAGGTTTTGAAGGAAGTGGCATGGGTTATTTTTGATGAGATTCACTACATGAAGGATCGAGAAAGAGGGGTTGTATGGGAGGAGAGCATTATATTCTTGCCACCAGAGATTAAGATGGTGTTTTTGTCTGCAACCATGTCAAATGCCACTGAGTTTGCAGAGTGGATTTGTCATTTGCACAAGCAGCCATGCCATGTGGTGTACACTGATTTCAGGCCAACTCCCTTGCAGCATTATGTATTTCCTATTGGGGGCAGCGGGCTGTATCTTGTGGTCGATGAGAATGAGCAATTTAGGGAGGAAAATTTTGTGACTATGCAGGAAACTTTCTCGAAGAAAGTAGGTGAGGGCAAAAAGAGCGCAAATGGGACAGCCAGCGGCAGAATCAATAGAAATGGGACTGCTTTTGGGGGCTCTGACATCTACAGAATTGTGAAGGTGTGTCCTCAATTCTTATCCATTGCTAATGATTTTTTAAAGTTATTCGTTGTTTTGCAAGGTTGTTATGTGGAATTATGTTGATGTGTTATTGTTTGCTTATATATGTCATTGATCGATACAGTTTGTGCTAATGcatcttctttctctcttgatgaTAACTGATGAATTTAAGTCTTGACTTGAGTAATTTGTAATTATGCATTCCTTATGAAACTGTTTGTATCAACATGACTTGCAATTGCAGTTGTATGTTTTGTAATCTTAATTGTCTCTTCATGTAACTATTCATTTTTGAGTCTCGAACTTTCCGATACAGCTGTGCAAGTTCTTTTCTTATGTCAGGCATTCAATAGAAAACGGGAATGATGCAACTTGGGTGCACAAAaggtaataataaattaataacaataaACCACATGgggaagaaagaaataagaaacaaaatgagTATTAGAGtgcagaaacaaaataaatgaataCTAAAGAGATGAAAGCAAACAAGGAGAAAGTTGTAGAGTGTTAAATTCATAAATGCAACTTGCAAACATGTCCTAAAATCCTCGAGATATGGTGAAAGGAGGATGGCGTGTGGCAAGAGTATAAAGACGTTGGAGGTATTCACATAATCATATTTTTGCTGTGTTCAATTCCTTTTAATGCTTAGTGGTCTGCTCCAGTTAAAAATATCTTTTGTTTCTGAATGATAGAGGAATCTTTACTGCAGAGAAGGCACCAAAAGGGTGCCCCCCGGTTACACTCAcagacaagaaaaataattgattaTGTTTAAAAgtgaattaatattttaattgcGATACCCGACGTGCACATGGTAAAGACTGTGTAGCTTCCTTCTTTTAAACCAACGATTAGAAGTTAATTGTATTAAACACGAAAGGATCAGCAGTGTAGACGATGTTACTTGTGGAAGCCAAAGATATTTGGTCAATATTGGGTGtcaaaatataaaattgtaATATATCTTGGTAGTTTGCATTACAAAATGTCTCTTTGATTGGAAAGGCTGAATAGTTAAATAGCAACGTTTCAAAATGTTTTGTTTCTTTACTTTGCTTGCAAGGATCATATTTTTATCGAAAGTCCTGTGATAGTATTGTCTCTAGAAATTGGCCTAGCTGCCAGTACACCCACACATAAACACACCACTACACCTGCACGTAGACAATGGTTTCCATTAGTGCTAAATAGCAAATACtagtgttttaaaattaaattgaaggCCATACGCAGCACATGTTAGGTTATTCTCAAGACATATAATGGCTTTCGGGACACAGTGTTACTTCACATTGGAGTGATTATGATATGCTGCACGAGTTTGCAGACTCAAACTTGATCTTTTTTGTCTAATTTTAGAAAAGCATCAGTGATGATCCCTTTCTCTTTTACGTTGTACTTTCATCAAATCGTGATTGACTCGGAAGTTTTGGAGGGTTTTTGATGTTTAGTTGTCCTTTGTCAGCCACCACATTTGTTTTAGTGTTCTGATCAGTTTACTTAAGGaaatttctgacataactttGGCACTATgcatcttctcttcttgtgtCGTCATTATGGATGCTTGTAGTCTATTAAATTAAGTTATATGGTTATTAGAATTGAGTTCTCTTACAAGGTATTATCTTAAGATCATATACCTTTAATATTCAGCCTTGATTTGCTAGTTCAGTATTTCCCAACTTTCAGATGATTATGGAACGGAAATTTCAGCCAGTTATCGTGTTCAGCTTTAGCAGAAGGGAGTGCGAGCAACATGCAATGtctatgtccaaacttgattttaaTACTCCAGAGGAAAAAGATGATGTGGAACAGGTTTTTCGCAATGCTATACTTTGCTTGAATGAAGAAGACAGAAATTTACCTGCCATTGAGTTGATGTTGCCGCTACTTCAGCGAGGAATCGCTGTTCATCATTCTGGACTTCTACCTGTTATAAAGGAATTAGTGGAGCTTCTCTTTCAGGAAGGCCTTGTGAAGGCCCTCTTTGCAACAGAGACAGTAAGATTAAGCTCAAGCACCATTATGTTCcttcatatttatttattttctctccCCTCTAGCTTCGAGGTCACTTGTCAATTTTATAATTGCTATCATTTAGCTTTTGGCTTGGAATTTTTTTAACAGCTCTTATAATTAGCCTACTGTCTGACAGTTTGCCATGGGCTTAAACATGCCTGCAAAAACTGTCGTCTTTACTTCTGTTAAGAAGTGGGATGGTGACAGTCACCGATACATGGGATCTGGTGAGTATATACAGGTAAGGGAGGTTTTGTCGCTTCAGAACTTTTAAGGCATTTTGTTGTTTATCTGCCTTGTATTTACGAGAATTAAATCCCTTAGATGAGTGGAAGAGCCGGACGACGTGGCAAGGATCTGCGTGGTATTTGTATTATAATGGTTGATGAACAGGTAATTCCATGGCTAGTGGTCtctttttcattgtttgagcTTTAGTGATTGTCTTTTTGCAGTACTTCTCTGTCATTTTACAGCACATTTTTCTTTAACCAGTGGAAAAATCTTTCAATGTGAAAAGTTCTTCGTATATTTTGCAagaaggattttttttaaattttaattttttcgtAAGCATGATGTGAATTTCTCTAAGGTAAGGTCACATTGTACACATCCTTGCAAAGTTAACTGCTATTAACCTAGGGCGTACCTTGTAAAATTCAAAGCTCAAACCCAAGATTTTCAAGTTATCCAAATGGAACTGTTTCTTGTCAATGTTGTCGGATCCCGGACGTGCTTCTGGTGCTTACGTAGGCACCTTGATGAAACAACCACATCTATGTGCAACTAGCAGAGCATCAAGAGGTGAGGAGCCAGGTGTCAAGGTGCTTGCTTTTTCACTTTGTGGGAGTGTGACAGGATCAGATATATTTGGCCAAATATTACTCTTCCAGGAAGGGAATTCTGACTCTTGGACCAGCCATAAATTTGGAGGTCTTATGTTCGAATCTCACTTAGTGCATGTTGAATTTCAAATTGATGCTAGTGGCTTGCGAGTGACACTAGATTTGGGTTTTACTCAGCTGGAATAGTCCAATGGAGGCCAAACTTGGGGAATTTCctcgtctttttttttctttttttttttaaaaactcttCTTGGTTAAGAACTTCTGCACACAAGGATTCCTCGTTTAAGCTTTTAAGTTGGTCCTACAGCAATGGAATTGTCCATTGTTTGATGcacaaaacaaaagagaaatataTGGTCTTCCATCGTATCAGATCGTATTTTGTATTGGTTTTTGCAGATGGAGATGAATACTCTCAAGGACATGGTTTTGGGTAAACCAGCTCCTCTTGTCAGTACTTTCAGACTCAGCTACTactcaatattaaatttaatgagCCGTGCCGATGGCCAATTCACCGCTGAACATGTGATAAAAAATTCGTTCCATCAATTTCAGTATGAGAAGGTATCTGGAGAACCACTATTTATTATATGATATCATTTGGTATTTGATAAATTGTAGTTAATAACTCATAAATTCTCGATTCTTTTAGGCTTTACCTGATATAGATAAAAAGGTGTCAAAGCTAGAAGAGGAAGTTGTCATGCTTGATGCTTCAGGAGaagtaataatttttattttttcactttttacatttaaatatttgttaCAATTTCCAGTAACGCTATATGAACTTCTGCTATCTTTTGAAGGCTGAAGTTGCTGACTATCATAAACTAAAACTTGATTTGGTCCAACTTGAAAAGAAGATGATGTCAGAAATGACAAGGCCAGAGAGAGTTCTTTACTATCTTCGTCCCGGACGGTTGGTATGTGCTTAAAGTAtccttctagtttagcatacATCCTGGTAACACATTACTCTGATTAAGTTGTTAGTATAATACAACATTATGGCTTGTTATTTTGTCCTTAGTAGACacctctcattttttttttctttccaatcaaCACCCTGATGTTGCTAAAGTGGTTTCAGTTCAATTTCAGCAGTTccaccttctttttcttgcacTGTCAATGTAATGTTGACCTAAATCTTGATGCTTTTCTTATATCAGATCACTCGTTCTGTTTTTCAGCACCCGCACTTGCTAAGGCTTGATGGTGGCTTCACCTTATTCGCTTGAATGCGGGTGGTGTTTAAATGATTTATAGTGATGCAGGCTTTGTTTGAACTACAATTTGACATCttcatgaaaagctcttccttGTTGCAGGTCAAGGTAAGAGAAGGAGGAACAGATTGGGGTTGGGGAGTTGTTGTTAATGTCATGAAAAAGCCCTCAGGGGCAGGGTCGATGCCTTCACGTGGCAGTAACTATATAGTGGATACTTTACTGCATTGTTCGCCAGGTTCAAGTGACAGCAGTTCACGGCCAAAGCCATGCCCACCCCGTCCTGGGGATAAGGGAGAGATGCATGTTGTGAGTTTGATTCATGGAACATTGGCTTACAATTTTGGTTCAGTGTTATGTTGTATTTACAACTGTATGTGAAATTTTTATGTCCATTTCCATTTGCCAGGTCCCTGTCCAGCTGCCCCTAATTTCTTCGCTAGGCAAAATCATGATATCTATCCCTTCCGATCTCCGGCCGCTTGAAGCAAGGCAAAGCATACTGCTAGCAGTGCAGGAGCTGGAAACTCGATTTCCTAATGGTCTTCCAAAGCTTAATCCCGTAAAGGTAGCGCTCAGATGGAACAATAAACCCattgctttgttttctttgCAGTCCAAAGAGGAAAAGTAAGATACTTATGCTAAACTTTTTGGTGGATTGAGAATGGAATTAGGGGATTCAATGCATTATCATGTAAAAGTTCTGTGCTTGTATAGTTGCATCTTGCATTGAGGTGTCATTGCATTAGCCTACTGATGAGATTCTTGTAAGGATTGTGCTAGCATGTAGTGTCTATTAGCAATTTAGAATGTATGTAGTTTTGACCCGCGCTTACatagttactagtttagctacCTGCACTCTGTTTCACTAATTCATGTGGTGATGCCATTTAGAGCGAgcccttcttttttatttatttatggcaaAGAGTACAAAGAGAAACAACAGAAACTACAGAGCCAGCCCAAAAGCATTCTCAGGTGGGATGTGCCCACTATCCAAAAAGAGAGCTCAGTCAGCGAGAAATACCTCTGGGAATGCTAATGGATATTTTTTCGTGTGGCCCATTTTGTCAATACATCGGTTAAGGTGTGTGTGCACCTGAAAAATTTACAAGAGTTCTATTTCACCCATTACTTAGAAGGCTGACAGCTTTGTTTACCAGTAAATGAGACATTATTTCCAGCCTTTTACTTCTGAGGTTTGATTATATTGGTATCCCTGCCTCGAGAAACAGTATTAGGGGCTGTTTGTTTCTATTTTCCGTGGGAATAGAAAACTTCATTCAAatgtttggtttcttttttctgAAACTTTTTTCTAGAAAGACAATAAATCGTTGTTTTACCCTTCTCTGATGTGATGCAGAGCCCACTTATTTGAATCTAACCAAATGCATTTTGTGGAAATTTTAGGTGTGTTTGGCTTTGTTTTCTAAAATTAGTTTGCAAATAGTTTCCAAGAGTTTCTCTAGAAATAGTTGGGggaaaaataaatggaaattCTATTTGGTTATCTATGAATAATAAATGTACTTTTGGAGGTGTATTCTAGAAACAGAAACATAGAAAACATCTATAACATGTTTCTATATTTTGGTATGCTGAGAACAACAAAAGTATTTTTCTTGTCGGTCAAAGACTGTTCCAAACATGTAGACAAGCAggacttctttttttattattattatttttttgttttttgttttagcgGTCTCTATAAACTAAATATAAATCTTGAAAAAGTTTGCAAACATATCTTGGGAAATTGAAAATCAGGAAATGGAAACAGAAAAGGAAATCATGGAAACATTTTCCAAACCCACAAAGCCACTTAACTTTTCCCCAACCTTCCCTTAGTTCTTATTAGTTGTAAACttcctttttaatttctttttctcaGGTATTCTGTTCATTTAGCAGCAgcagaatttttattttatggaaGATGCTTTCCGTTTAGTCAATGAGTCAAATGCTGATGCTTTAGTTACCTAGTAGTTGTACTGTGAATTTCAAACTTCTATTGATGTTGATTCTCAGGACATGAATATAGATGATCCAGAAATTGTTGAGTTGGT encodes the following:
- the LOC119993220 gene encoding DExH-box ATP-dependent RNA helicase DExH10 isoform X1: MEEELETEVQTSGKRKTPEKSSAGSDQESDSKRRNLTRTCVHEVAVCSGYVSTKEEAVHGTLSDPVFNGEMAKSYQFELDPFQRVSVACLERNESVLVSAHTSAGKTAVAEYAIAMAFRDKQRVIYTSPLKALSNQKYRELHQEFQDVGLMTGDVTLSPNASCLVMTTEILRGMLFRGSEVLKEVAWVIFDEIHYMKDRERGVVWEESIIFLPPEIKMVFLSATMSNATEFAEWICHLHKQPCHVVYTDFRPTPLQHYVFPIGGSGLYLVVDENEQFREENFVTMQETFSKKVGEGKKSANGTASGRINRNGTAFGGSDIYRIVKMIMERKFQPVIVFSFSRRECEQHAMSMSKLDFNTPEEKDDVEQVFRNAILCLNEEDRNLPAIELMLPLLQRGIAVHHSGLLPVIKELVELLFQEGLVKALFATETFAMGLNMPAKTVVFTSVKKWDGDSHRYMGSGEYIQMSGRAGRRGKDLRGICIIMVDEQMEMNTLKDMVLGKPAPLVSTFRLSYYSILNLMSRADGQFTAEHVIKNSFHQFQYEKALPDIDKKVSKLEEEVVMLDASGEAEVADYHKLKLDLVQLEKKMMSEMTRPERVLYYLRPGRLVKVREGGTDWGWGVVVNVMKKPSGAGSMPSRGSNYIVDTLLHCSPGSSDSSSRPKPCPPRPGDKGEMHVVPVQLPLISSLGKIMISIPSDLRPLEARQSILLAVQELETRFPNGLPKLNPVKDMNIDDPEIVELVSQIEELERKLQAHPLLKSEDVGQIKCFQRKAEVNHEIQQLKSKMRDSQLQKFRDELRNRSRVLKKLGHIDADSIVQLKGRAACLIDTGDELLVTELMFNGTFNDLDPHQVAALASCFIPVDKSSEQVHLRTELAKPLQQLQESARKIAEIQHECKLDINVDEYVESTVRPFLMDVIYCWSKGASFADVIQMTDIFEGSIIRSARRLDEFLNQLRAAANAVGEVNLESKFAAASESLRRGIMFANSLYL
- the LOC119993220 gene encoding DExH-box ATP-dependent RNA helicase DExH10 isoform X2; its protein translation is MEEELETEVQTSGKRKTPEKSSAGSDQESDSKRRNLTRTCVHEVAVCSGYVSTKEEAVHGTLSDPVFNGEMAKSYQFELDPFQRVSVACLERNESVLVSAHTSAGKTAVAEYAIAMAFRDKQRVIYTSPLKALSNQKYRELHQEFQDVGLMTGDVTLSPNASCLVMTTEILRGMLFRGSEVLKEVAWVIFDEIHYMKDRERGVVWEESIIFLPPEIKMVFLSATMSNATEFAEWICHLHKQPCHVVYTDFRPTPLQHYVFPIGGSGLYLVVDENEQFREENFVTMQETFSKKVGEGKKSANGTASGRINRNGTAFGGSDIYRIVKMIMERKFQPVIVFSFSRRECEQHAMSMSKLDFNTPEEKDDVEQVFRNAILCLNEEDRNLPAIELMLPLLQRGIAVHHSGLLPVIKELVELLFQEGLVKALFATETFAMGLNMPAKTVVFTSVKKWDGDSHRYMGSGEYIQMSGRAGRRGKDLRGICIIMVDEQMEMNTLKDMVLGKPAPLVSTFRLSYYSILNLMSRADGQFTAEHVIKNSFHQFQYEKALPDIDKKVSKLEEEVVMLDASGEAEVADYHKLKLDLVQLEKKMMSEMTRPERVLYYLRPGRLVKVREGGTDWGWGVVVNVMKKPSGAGSMPSRGSNYIVDTLLHCSPGSSDSSSRPKPCPPRPGDKGEMHVVPVQLPLISSLGKIMISIPSDLRPLEARQSILLAVQELETRFPNGLPKLNPVKDMNIDDPEIVELVSQIEELERKLQAHPLLKSEDVGQIKCFQRKAEVNHEIQQLKSKMRDSQLQKFRDELRNRSRVLKKLGHIDADSIVQLKGRAACLIDTGDELLVTELMFNGTFNDLDPHQVAALASCFIPVDKSSEQVHLRTELAKPLQQLQESARKIAEIQHECKLDINVDEYVESTVRPFLMDVIYCWSKGASFADVIQMTDIFEGSIIRSARRLDEFLNQLRAAANAVGEVNLESKFAAASESLRRDLTCVSSAS